A region of the Lycium barbarum isolate Lr01 chromosome 1, ASM1917538v2, whole genome shotgun sequence genome:
ggtccggcacatatccagtatgaccggatcaaccgggggatcgagcttaagggtaaagggataagtgtataCGTACAAGAACCCTTCCCGGTGATCGGTAACGGATTCGTCTGGCCCGGGTGCAAAAACCCCTACCGGGCGTGTGTCCCACCCACAGTCTGCCCGGACTGTGTTGAGTTTATCCTCGGTTATGGAGGAAGGATATCGCCTCACGTCGTATCCCCGGTCTGAGACGGCAGAGGGCTTTTCCGCCTCCAGGTCTTTATTGAAGttaaatttggccggtataaCATCCGAGGCCGTAGTTTCGGGGTTACTCTTTTGTTTAGTCGGGGACACAGCCTCGGCCCTCGGGGATGAAACTGAAGGAACTTCggtagaagtggtttcagacatgttGAAGGAATGGAAGGAAAAGGATTTTGGGAAACAACGCAAAGGAAACGAAGGAAATAACGATTTGAAGAAGCAAAGCGCAGTTGGCAAGAATGATGACAAAATTAATCCCCCCTTCTTTTTCGTATAAACAAGAGAAGATTTGGCAACAAATTTGTAATAGAAAGGACGGATCTGGAACACAGAGGGAAGAGGAAAAGAGAGTACAGatcgaaaaaagtgaaaaaatgaggGAATGAGGGGCTTTATATAGGCATAAGGAAGGGAACGGTTATCGAGGACGGCCAATCGAGGATCGCCACGTGTCACGTCATTAATGTGAAGCGACGCGAAACGACGTGCAAGAGGCGGTTGACAGGAACGGACCATCCGGAATAGGACACGTGGCCGGTAAAGGGGAAGACATGACACACCCATTCCCGCCAAAATAAGGAGATAAGGATAGGTCGTCCGGACGGTCGGATGTATGATTCATTCACttcccgtcactccgatggatcgttggtccgggaagcgtgggggctatctgtatacggtaaaaaaccGGATACGGGTAAATCCGGGGCAACTATGGATCGGAGAGGAAAAAGGGGCGAGAGTTCGTACGTGGACATCACCTTCCCGGATAAGCACTTTGATCGCTGCCGAGTGGAAGCGCCATCTGACTCGGTCTCTAAGCCACCGAGGGTTCGGGATCTCTTTCCGGGGTTTTATCACCGTTGGTCCGGTCTCCGTGAGTCCGTTGTTCGTTGTGACCGTTGCTGGGACGCGTCAGTGGTATCACATCATGGATAGCTAcaaactatgcgtgtgtcagacggcgccgtcagtcacatcacaccaaacccgtgcaggggctgtcccttttattactattttattgaTTCACGTTGGAGAGAGCCCATGGGCTCATTACTATAAATAGAGTACTTCCACCTCCCTTAGGTCGGTTGATTCTTCTtttactttttatatatatatatatatatatccagctCTTGTTGAACCTCTTCAATCAACTCGTCATATGTGTAAGCAGCCGGTATTTATGCTCCTTATTTGTGTATTAAAAAGCGTTCTTATCCACTCTTTGTAATCCATATTTaggcccaagcacatatcctatatccacatacaaattcaattggttaccgAATCGGGGGTAAACAATTTTggtttggctaatcaatttgaaaagagTATCTATCAATATTAGAGCAACAACTTGTGTTTGGTCAAAGTTAAATTACTTTCTTCAATACTTTTTTTCCGTAAAAGCTTAGCCATTTGTTTTTTCGAAAAAGTATTTTTGAAAAGTAACCATTTTTatttggctaatcaatttgaaaagagTTTTATTAATATTAGAGCAAAAACTTGAGCTTGGTTACTTTTTCAACTTCTGAAATACAACTCGTGCTACTTAAAAACACTTTCTTCTTTTTCCCGtaaaagcttagccaaacacctTAACtctttaaaataagcacttaaaaataaataaactaaTCACTTTTGATTTTCCAAAAGTTTGGCCAAATAGGTTAAAATTCTCACCTGAATTTCATTTTCTATTTGTTCTATTTAAATATTCTCATCACTATTTATTTCCTCGCTCACGTCAAGTATGAAATCTTCAAAGTAAAAAGCACATTAATCAGAATATTCAGACAGAATATATATCTCCTTGATGTAGACATGTtcattcttctttctttttctttcgtaATCTTTGATGTTAAAAGGTCAAAGCATGGTTAGTACTTTCAGACAAAAAATAATGTATCCGTAATATTTATTTTCATCGGTAATTTTAATGAATTATCATTTACTCATATAAATCATAAATTAGTTTGCATGTATTCTACCTTAATTTATTGGATTATCACAGTGAATTAATGTAATTCGTGTAAATATTATGTGCTGGTCAGTTCCGGTacaattttttttggttttccacTTGATGTCCGATATCCGCATTCGAGCCCCGACTATATCCGGATTAACGCAGCATAGGGCCCCAATCGGGGGGAAACGCTCCCTGCAAAGAATTTTTTATACCCAGGactcgaacctgagacctctgaTTAAGGGAGGAACAACCCCATtcgctgcaccacatcctttggtgaTAGTTCCCGATACAGTTACTACAGTAGAACACTAAACTTATCAATAAAAGAAATGGTGCCCAAAAACAATAGATTATTTGACAGCTTAAATTATAACACCTTTGTTTCTTCCTCTTAACTAATACAAAAGAATATAAATTTTAATATCAGTGCAAATTTAAATCGTCAAATTAAGGTATAAGAAATTTTCATATGGAGTCATTAATTCCCTGTCATTTTCAAGATCTAGTTTTATCATTTATGCCATGGCATAGAAGACGTTGaatttcaacaaaaaaataaatcGAAATACAAACAGAAATTAAACAAATTCAAATGCAAAACAGTCCCCACAAATTTATTTCCATTCCCACTCCTTGTTTCTTTCTTCTCAGAGTCATTGGCCTAACGAGAAGAAAACTTCGTGATTTTCATTAACAATatgcagtggcggatccaggattttcatttagggtgttcggaaaaaagaaaaagctaaatatacactgtaatattttgctgagggtgttcaaaagttaatatatgcacataaacacagaaaatttaccctatatatgtacactgtaattttttgccgagggtgttcgagTGAACACCCTGGCCCCcaagtagatccgcccctgaCAATATGACAGACAAAATTCAATTCTTTAAATATTTAACTTTGGCTGGGAAATATTGTGCATCCATTCAAGTCTTAGATCGTCCAATCTCATCTCATCTAATAAAATAATACGAAATTCACTTAATGGGATAGTATAATCGTACTGAGGGTAATCGGATTGTATAAGTACTACTGTCACGAGTCAAATTCTTGACGTATTGTCTGTTTTGAGTCCAGACTCGCACATATTAGTCTTTCGGGCTACGCTACATTGAGCCTAAAAAATGTATGCATCATGTGAACTTGAAATTGAGCATCACAATAACGAAAGGTATATATAGACAATATTCAAAACTAGGGggtgaatttgacccttttccctatttgAATTGATTCTTACGTGTCTTCAAGAGAATAATTAAGTGGCTACGTTACAATCTGAACATAGTTTTCACAAGTTCAACCCCTCATTACTTGAAGTTTTCTTACATACATATTTTATAATTAGGAATCGTACGAACGCCTGCTATCATAAGTAATGATGCAAGCTTAATGTAATGAACCTTCTTAATTAACCACTTATTGACTCCACTCATATAGTTAATAATCTTCTTCATCTATTAATTATGTGTTTTTTTATACGACTACTTACACATTTGGACAAGGCAATATATAACTAAGAACGGCTGCTAGATAAACTTTCTATCCCGTTGTTTCATTTTATATGTCTTAATTAATTTGACATAATATaaaatttaagaatgtaaagaaGATTTTTGGATGTTCTGGTCTTAAAACTAAACAAATGTTTTATGCATAATATTCCTTAAATTTTGTCATCTTAAATATAAGAGAGTGTCACTATTGGATAAAATAAAAATGTttagattaaaaaaattatttttaaaacagactaattagaaaaaaaaaaaaaggcccataAATTAGAACGGGAAGTATTAAAATAGTGGTTCTAAGATATTTCACATGTAGACTGTCGTGACATGTTTTAAAACCGCAAATAATATGACATGTTCAAGAttataaatttaattatttttcttttataaactCCGTCTCAAATCAAGTTATAGTGTAAAATAAAACtagaaaatattaaaaattagCACTTCTAAGATGTGTAAACTTAAAGAAAAACAGGATTAAAAAAGAAGACTAGGATAAACCAATTACCAAATCTCAATGTTTGGACCAAAAAAGAGTTGACACGTTATTGTTTATGTTGTCAGACAGAGACTGTACCATTTCTCGACAACTCAGTTAAACTGTCTGTTCACTTTACACTGTTTTTGTTTCCTTACTCATTTCATACATAACTAAGATTTGACAGAAATGTTGAGAAAGTTTCTATCTTTGTACAATTTTGGTAAGtggaaaaagaaagaagatgaggGGTTTCACATATTTAAGCAAAGCTCTTCATAGCCATTCAACTTATTCAAGACTTTTGGTTCTCTGTTCTATCAGGTTATTCATTTTGATCTCTTCATTTCTTTCCAAATTTTgtatgtgtatttttttttttgttggttttttcTTGCTGAATTTTCACTTACTTCTTTGTTCTTTATGTAAAATATAACATGGTTTTGAACCAAATGATCCCTAAGAGTTTATTCACTTAACACTCCTTTGTTTCATTACTCATTTCATCCATAGCTTAAATCAAGATTTGGTAGAAAATTAGAGAAAGTTTTAATCTTTTGAACAATTTTGAtaagaggggaaaaaaaaaaaggaaaatgaggGGTTTCGCATATGTAAGCAAGCTCTTCATAGCCATTCATCTTATTCTAGGCTTATATTCTCATTCCTTCATTTCTGTTGAAAATTtagtgaagttttttttttttttgtttttgttgctgATTTTTCACTTACTTATTTGTTCTTTGTGTAATACTACCCAATGTTGTTATCTGTATTTGATttccattttttcttcttctcttcctTTTGGGGTTCTTGATTTTGTACTGAAAGTAGAATTTATGAATTTCTTTTGATTCTTAGCATATTATCCTCTTTTTCTACCTTGCCTTGAATTTTTTCATACAAGTTGGATGACCCTCTACTCTTAGATCCAATGAAGCTAATGAAAGGAATTCCTTTTATGTTAAGTATCAAAATAAATAGACAAAAACAGTGTGATAAGCATTTTGACAAGTTTTTCTTTTATAAAGGAGACATCTATTGATATCCTGCTGTGAACTTTGGTGATTATTTAGCATACTAGTTTAGCTATGTATATGTCTACAAATCTATATATGTGCATTCCCTTAATCCCATTCTGATTTATCCAATTTCCCAATAAAAGAAAGTTGAGCAAATGGTTACATTACAGGCAATTAATTGTTCAGATGATCATTTATTGTTAAGACTCCATATGTTGATTTAAGTAGTGTGAAGTTATATATAACAATGTAAACTCTTGGGGGTCGTTCTTTTTGAAATTTTTGTGGATTATAACTCAAGTAAATTGGATGCTCTAAAAAGAAACATTGTATTCTATGCATTCAAAAGTGGGAATAGATTTGTTTTACGAGCCATGCTTGACAAATCATGACAAATAACGACTTCTTTTAAGTAGTTAGACGTGAACTGGTTTGACTTTGAAAACTTCTGTCTCTTGACTAAAAAGAGATAATGAGttcttacttcattgtttatctTGTATTCTAGATATATGCCTCTTAAGTTGTATAAGGGAGATATGTTTATCGAGATCATGGTGTGGACAAATGCATTTGAAGTCAGACCTCTGTATAACAGTCATCCTTTATTAAAACATTTCACTATGACAGCCATATCTTTTGTCGAACCGATCTTTCATGTTATGtaatattatatgttctctataacaacatttcgctATAGCAGCCAATAAATATCAGAACAAACAATGCTGCtacagagaggtttgactgtataagcAGTTCTGACCTGCGAAATTATAATCTAGTCTAGGACTCAAGCATTGGCGATTAAGAAATGAAATAGTGTGGTTCCCTTAAAGACTGATCTCTTTCTCCCATATTTGATAGAGGATTTAGCTACTTAATACTTTTCTGGTGGTTGTGACAGTACTGGAGGTCTATTGGTATATGCAGAATCGAACGTAGAGAGTGGAAAACAAGTTGTTGAAAGGAATCAATCAGAaccagagaagaagaagaagagaatagTGGTGCTTGGAACAGGATGGGCTGGTACCAGTTTGCTAAAAGATCTTGATATTTCTTCCTATGATGTTAAAGTGGTTTCGCCGCGAAATTATTTCGCGTTTACACCACTGTTACCTAGTATCACATGTGGAACAGTTGAGCCACGAAGCATCGTAGAGCCCGTTCGGAACATAATAAAGAAGGTAAGACAAGCTTTAATTAGGAACTTGTCCAATACAAACGACTTGGAGCCAATCTGGATctcataaaatttataatttggGCTTTTTCTATTTTTGGCCCGTCGACTGAAATTAATTACAggcgctagccaaaatatacaaaacctatacaatgattatgcatatttatgtatattatatgtatatttatacgctggctattattcttttgagaggtccaaaaatgtaattatcccttATAAAATTTTATATTGTACTCACAGGATTTTGGTATTACTGATTATAGCTTTCTGCACTGCTGCTTAGAAAGATTCTTTTGCCTCAATGCTTCCTCTTTTGCTTGGTTTTTGATCGGTCTGTTTTTGTTTGTTCTAACTTGGTATGAAGAATTTAACATCTAGCATATGCTAAGTTTCTCCAATATCTGGCTTGTTTCTTTTAATTGTTTATTTTCCTTTGATGAATCTTCTGCCTCTTCCTGCTTAATTTTTGTTATTTGGTCTGGCAGAGAAGTGGAAAAATTCATTTTTGGGAAGCAGAATGTCTAAAGATTGATCTAGAAAACAACAAAGTATTTTGCCGTTCTGGGATCAATGATAATTTGGCGGGACATAATGACTTCTCCCTACAATATGACTATTTGGTCATAGCAGTAGGAGCTCAAGTGAATACTTTTAACACTCCAGGTGTTATGGAACATTGCCACTTTCTGAAGGTAGGCTTCTCTTCCAttgacttatagcctgtttggtgaAGCTTCCAAAATCTACTTATTATGAAAAGTGTTTTTTTGTTAGAAATGTTTCTTGGCAAAGTACTTCTGGAGattagcagtttgtgtttggctaattagtttgaaaaacacttttgccAATATTAGAGCACCAATTTGTGCTTGACCAAGGTACCAAAATCGTTTCTGAGGAAAAGCTATTTTTTTCAGCTTCTGCTACTATTAAAAAACacgtactccctccgtcccaatttttGCGAAGGTGTTTgattgggcacggagtttaagtaTAATAAGAAGACTTTAGAAACTTGTGGTACCCGATACAATAGATACTTGTatagctataaatcatctcattaagggtaaaatgggaagtttAGAGTTAAATTGTTATTAAATATATAATGGcttcattctttttgggactgattaaaaaagaaagagcgtcacataaattgagacggagagagtatcTTTTtcctaaaagcttggtcaaacacctcaaaTCTTTGAAATAAGCCCTTTTGGCTTACtagaaacttggccaaacaggctattagccGGGGATGCATGATATTTCTGCCTCTGCGAGGGAGGCGTTTTTATGCATTCTGAACCTGATCTGATTGTGACATATCATATTTTCTCAAGGTTCTAAATTTTCGTTTATGTGAAAATAAATGAATTGTGTCTCTCGTGCAGGAAGTGGAAGATGCTCAAAGGATACGGAGGACAGTAATAGATTGTTTTGAGAAAGCTGTCATTCCCGGCCAAAGTGAAGAAGAGCGAAGGATCAACCTCCATTTTGTTATAGTTGGAGGGGGTCCCACTGGAGTGGAATTTGCTTCCGAGCTATATGACTTTGTTCATGAGGACTTAGTAAAAATATATCCTTCAGTTAAGGATTTTGTGAAGATAACACTTATCCAGTCCGGAGATCATATCCTGAATACGTAAGATGCACCCTTCCTAGATTTACTTTACCACTGCTTTTAATGTATGCTACATCCTTTTTGGTGTCAATATGATGTTGAAAAATTTGAGAGCAAGGAAGACTAGAGAGGTGTAAAGAGAGCCAAATTCAGACGATTCCTTATTGTGGGTATCCCTTTATTATACATCACATACACTTCCAAATAAGGTGTATTTTCTTTCTTACGACAACTAGACACACATGTGCACTCGTGGAGTTGCAAAACACATAAACGTTATTGTTCCACAGGGTTGTCATGTTAactattttacttttatttatagCAATTTACTCCCCTAGACAGTGTGTCTAGCGGCCCTTCTATTAATAATAAAAACTAATTGTCAAAAGGGAGAAGTACAAACAAGGGGGGCTAGACCTTACCTTACCAATCCGAATGAGGTAACGGCCCTCTACTAATTGACAAACGTGCAAAAAATAGGAGCTAGAGAGAACTGGTTATTCTATGATCATCACACAGGTTTTGTATTAGACCTTATGATGATATTGCAATGAAGGATGCTTAAGtaatgaaaaaatataaaaatcaagAAGAAAGTTGAGTTATCAGCCTCAAACTTCCTTTTACAAACGTATGAACTAAAAAGGGACTCTGGCCCATCTAAAATAACTTAACACATTTGATCCTTGTCTTCTTCTTCAAACCTATCCAAAATCATTTGAAAATTCATCACTTTCTTCTTGGATTTATTAGATCACGTTGAAGTTGTTCACACTCTCATATGATTTTGCTTTGCCAGACACATCGATAGGTGTCTTGGTTGTCATTTTAATTTTTAACTGGTTTGGATAATGGCATATTTCAGATCATAATTTCCACTCAGTTTGAGAGACGATTCAAGAGCATTTTTGAATCAACAACTCTGAAATCACAATTTTATGTCTCTGTAGATTTGATGAAAGAATAAGCTCGTTTGCTGAACAGAAATTTCAAAGAGATGGAATTGAGGTCTTGACAGGTTGCCGGGTCAATAATGTCTCTGAACATTTTATCAAAATGAAAGTAAAATCTACCGGAGAACACGTTGAAGTACCCTATGGGATGGTTGTATggtcaactggagttggtactcGTCCATTTGTGAAGGATTTTATGGAACAAGTTGGCCAGGTATCTTGCATTCCTTTTGTCTTATAActtgtttggccaaacttctaaaatcagcttattttggaaagtgtttttcaaaaaagtacttttggtgagAAGTAGTTTTtgtttgactaatcaatttgaaaagtacttttgagaagcaatttgtgtttgaccaagcttattaaaagtgcttctaagtgtgttttctcaaaagtgcttttcaaaaaagtacttttgggagAAGCTACTTCTCTCAGCTACTCAAAAAGAGGTTTTGCTTCTACTCGAAAGCACTTTTTCTTCTCCTAAAAGCTGGGCCGAACACCTCAACTTTGAAGAAAAGCATTTTTGGTCTTGGAGAAGCTTGTCCAAACAAGCTATTACTTTTTGCCTGTTATATTCTGAGATTTACAAGTTTCTAACTGGCAAGCATGGCAAGTTTAATTAATTATGACCATTTAACTTTTTCATTTCCCCTTTTGCAGGAAAAAAGGCGTATCCTAGCAACTGATGAATGGTTACGAGTAAAGGGTTGTAGTAACGTGTATGCACTTGGTGATTGTGCATCTGTAGATCAACGTAAAGTAATGGTAAAGAAGCCTTTGTTCAAACAACTATACTGAAATATTTCAACAATTCTTGATCTGTAGTATATCTTTTCCAGATATTGACAGTTACAGTCCATGCTTTAGGGTCCATATGGATAATAATTGTAGTTTGTTGTGCCATGTATAAAAGGGCTCAAGTGTTTCAAATTTTATGAGCATGAGTGTTTCATTTCATCATTCTTTCAAAAAGGAATTGGATCTCTGGATATTCTCTCTAGAAAATGCAGTTCTAAATTTCAATTAAGTTTACTACTCCTAATAACCTTAGAGAAGTATATCCATCAAGAACCAAGAGTAAGAATATCTCCTTAGTTTTTAGTCCCCCATGCCTTTTAAACGTTAGATGAACCAATCTTCGATGAAGTTGATTTCATAAAAAGAGGCCAATAATTACTGTCCTTGAAGCTAATCACTTCTAACTTTTTGATCATGGTTAGAATATTTGGCATAACAGTATTATCAAGATGAATGAAAAGAAACAACAGAAGAATGAAACATATGTTCCATGACGATGATTATATCCCTTATTTTTCCACAGTTACTTTTGCAAGATACTATGTTTTATTGCCTTTATATCTTCCCTGCTAAATTTTCATTTTGTGAAACTACGTGTTCTAGGAAGATATTTCAGCCATTTTCAAAGCTGCGGATAAGGATGATTCTGGAACTTTAACCATCGAGGAATTTCGAGATGTTCTTGATGACATAATTATCCGTTATCCTCAAGTGGACTTGTATCTGAAGAGCAAACATTTGTTAAAGGCGACAGACTTGTTCAGGGATTCAGAGGGAAACGAAAGAGAGGTAGATATTGAAGGTTTTAAGTCGGCCCTTTCTCAGGTAGATTCACAGATGAAAAGTCTACCCGCCACTGCTCAGGTACTTCTTCCATAGTTCGGCTTTCATCCCCCACCCCACCACTCGTTTTACTCCACGTTTTGCTTTAGTAGGCGTTTGAACATATATTTGGTTGAAACTTAATAAAAAAGAGTTTTGAAGTtaaatttgaaaaatgatttttggaagttgaagttgtgtttggacacgCATTTCATTTGGAAAAAAAGGTTTTTTTCACTTGAAAAGATTATTTTAATAAACAAACCAAACAATCGGTCCAGCGTATAACCAAACAATgttttgattctttttttttttttttttttttttttttttttagagaaaaaGGATAAAATTTCTATGGACTAACGAGGCCTTAGTTCCATTTCTTATTTTTTCACGTGCTAGGTTGCTGCTCAACAAGGTACATATCTTGCTAGATGCTTTAACCGCTGGGATCAATGCCAAAGTAATCCTGAAGGTCCTCGTCGTTTTAGAGGTTCTGGGCATCATGAATTTCTACCCTTCAGGTAAATTTTCCCCTTTTTGAACCTTTCCGTTTCTTATATTCCTTGTTGCATGTAAGCATATAGAAGTGGATGTTTCCACTTCTATATATGGCTCTTGCTATTTTGCCTCATCTTTTATGGGGGTGAAGCTGCAGCATGAACAGAATTTCATTCTCTATAATTGGTCTTCCATACAACATAAATTCTTTTTGTTAAACAAACATCTCGGTAATAAAAAGAACAGAAATGTGGTCACCAGTCCTTTATCATTTCTGCTTTTGTGTGCTGTGTGTTTAATGTAGAGAACCATCGAGACAGAGGTGGATCCAGAATTTTAAGTTTATGGGTTCTGAATTCTAGAAAAATCAACTTATTGTTTGCTAGATAATTCTTTGTGTACATATTAAGTGGATTTTCTTTTGAGCGGAGGGTCTATCaaaaacagtctctctaccctACAAAGAAAGGGATAAGGtatgcgtacatcctaccctccccataccccacttgtgggattacacagggtacttgttgttgttgttgtttatgttaATTGGATTTCCTAGCACAATTACAGGGTTTTGGCTAAAGCTACTAAGTTCTGCCCAACGCGTAGCTAGAACTCTAGCTTCGCCCCTATTTAGATTGTACTTATCAGCAACTTCTTGAATTTATTAGCTGCACATGTAGTTTATCGACACTCTGATCTTGGCTTCTAACCTCCTTTCCCATTGGTAAATAGATCCGTTCACATTCACAATAAATTTCCTTGTACTACCATGAttgaatatatgatatatatctaCCGAGACATTGATCCTCTCTTTCAGTTATCCTTGACTTGACGACATGTTTCATTTCAGGTATCGCCATTTAGGGCAGTTTGCTCCTTTGGGTGGTGAGCAAGCAGCAGCAGAACTTCCTGGAGACTGGGTTTCTATGGGTCATAGCACACAGTGGCTATGGTACTCTGTGTATGCAAGGTAATGATTGACAGCTTTCCTGAGTTTGACTTGCTTATGATATCAAGTTagttactttcctttttagtctatttAAATGGAATACATCTTTCTATAATTACTAAGTTTTACTACCAATTATAATTGAAATATCTATACAGATTTGAGACCGAAGATAACTATCAATGCAACTTTTAATGTGATTATTCAAACTATATTGagtttttaaatttcagcattCGCATTTTACCCTTAATTACACTCAGAATGACATGTGATGTTTAAAACCACAATATTTAAAGGGTATTTTTGGTATGTTTTACACATACCTTTAGTTTAAGAcgataagattc
Encoded here:
- the LOC132630749 gene encoding external alternative NAD(P)H-ubiquinone oxidoreductase B1, mitochondrial-like, whose protein sequence is MRGFTYLSKALHSHSTYSRLLVLCSISTGGLLVYAESNVESGKQVVERNQSEPEKKKKRIVVLGTGWAGTSLLKDLDISSYDVKVVSPRNYFAFTPLLPSITCGTVEPRSIVEPVRNIIKKRSGKIHFWEAECLKIDLENNKVFCRSGINDNLAGHNDFSLQYDYLVIAVGAQVNTFNTPGVMEHCHFLKEVEDAQRIRRTVIDCFEKAVIPGQSEEERRINLHFVIVGGGPTGVEFASELYDFVHEDLVKIYPSVKDFVKITLIQSGDHILNTFDERISSFAEQKFQRDGIEVLTGCRVNNVSEHFIKMKVKSTGEHVEVPYGMVVWSTGVGTRPFVKDFMEQVGQEKRRILATDEWLRVKGCSNVYALGDCASVDQRKVMEDISAIFKAADKDDSGTLTIEEFRDVLDDIIIRYPQVDLYLKSKHLLKATDLFRDSEGNEREVDIEGFKSALSQVDSQMKSLPATAQVAAQQGTYLARCFNRWDQCQSNPEGPRRFRGSGHHEFLPFRYRHLGQFAPLGGEQAAAELPGDWVSMGHSTQWLWYSVYASKQVSWRTRYLVVSDWVRRYIFGRDSSRI